The genomic segment GTCAAAACCTGTTTTTTTACAAAATTCATTACAGAAAATATATATCTGATTAAAATTATCATCCATCAGCTTAAGTCCGTCAACTTCCACAATATCGTGAAAACTGTTCTGTTTATGAAGACCAAGAATTATTGGGCCATCTTTTACTGCATTTCCAAAGCTGAACTCCATTTTATTCCTATATTTTTCCGGCTTCGGACTTTTAACCGGTTCTTCAAAAATATATTCATTCTTAATAATTCTGTCCAGTTCCTTTTTGATATGCCCTGCTTTAATTTCCAGCTGTTCTTCATAAGTATAGTACTGATAGTTGCAGCCTCCATTTTGTCTTGCTTCATCATCATAAATTGCATTTTTTCTTCCTGCAAAATCAATTATTTTACAATGTATCAGCTCATATTTATGACGTCTTTTCACAAAAATTCCTTCAACAATCTGGTCTTTTGCAGCATTTATATTTGTATATATTTTATTCTCATCGTAGAAGCCATATGCTCTGCCTTTTGTATCAAGATTTTCAATTTTTAACTGTATTAAATCCCCTTTTCTCAAAGGTTTCTTATTTAATTTCTCCATATTTTCCATTAATTTCTCCATGTTTTATAAATTCATATATTTTTTCAATCTTTCAATTGCCTCTTCCAGTATAGGAATATCGTGCACTATTGAAAATCTCACATAACCTTCCACCTGGAATGTTGACCCCGGTACAATTGCAAGACCTGTTTTTTCAAGTAAATCCAGTGCAAAATCCAAAGATTTCATATTTTGAAGCCTGTCTATATTTTCATATCCGGCAAAAATATAGAATGCTCCTTTAGGTTCAAGACATTTAAATCCCATTTTTTCCAGTTCATTCTTAAAATAATCAATCCTTTTTCTGTATATTTCAGAAACTTCCCTTCTGTCAGAACATTTTTCAAGAGCCGCCATTGCACCATACTGTGACAATGTGGAAGTACTTGTAACATTATACTGGCTTACCTTTTTCACCTGAAGCTGTAATTCAGGATTTGTGATTATATACCCTATTCTGTATCCTGTCATTGAATGGGATTTTGAAAATCCGCTCACTATTATAAGCTGTTTTTCCAATTTTTCCCAATATTCTGCAAATGAAGTATATTCCTCAAAAACTATTGAAGCATATATTTCATCACTTAAAAGGTATATTTCCTTATCTTTTAACAAGTCTGCGATTTTTTCCATTTCTTCCTTTGGTAAAGTTGTTCCTGAAGGATTATTTGGATTAGTCAGAATTATTAACTTAGTTTTTGGCGTTATATGTTTTTCAAGTATTTCTGCTGTCAGCTTAAATTCATTTTCCCTCAAATCAATGTATTTAGGCTCTCCCC from the Leptotrichia sp. oral taxon 215 str. W9775 genome contains:
- a CDS encoding pyridoxal phosphate-dependent aminotransferase; translated protein: MYINKIVKEIQISDIRKIYEKMQTYDNAINMSIGEPDIDVPEEVKEAVAYHAVNTRIKYSPVGGMPELRKKIADFYNDNFNGNFSLDNVLVTVGSTEGLGSVMKAIIAEGDEVLMPTPAYVGYGSLIKLTGGEPKYIDLRENEFKLTAEILEKHITPKTKLIILTNPNNPSGTTLPKEEMEKIADLLKDKEIYLLSDEIYASIVFEEYTSFAEYWEKLEKQLIIVSGFSKSHSMTGYRIGYIITNPELQLQVKKVSQYNVTSTSTLSQYGAMAALEKCSDRREVSEIYRKRIDYFKNELEKMGFKCLEPKGAFYIFAGYENIDRLQNMKSLDFALDLLEKTGLAIVPGSTFQVEGYVRFSIVHDIPILEEAIERLKKYMNL